The Polyodon spathula isolate WHYD16114869_AA unplaced genomic scaffold, ASM1765450v1 scaffolds_681, whole genome shotgun sequence genome window below encodes:
- the smim12 gene encoding small integral membrane protein 12 encodes MWPVFWTAARAYAPYITFPVAFVVGAVGYHLEWFIRGTPPPPADEQSVAELREDRRLEELSGGDGTRVTSLKDRLEFTPKAALNRNRPEKS; translated from the coding sequence ATGTGGCCTGTGTTCTGGACTGCAGCCCGCGCCTACGCCCCCTACATCACGTTCCCCGTGGCCTTCGTGGTCGGGGCGGTGGGGTACCACCTGGAGTGGTTCATCCGCggcacccccccccctcccgcgGACGAGCAGAGCGTGGCGGAGCTGCGAGAGGACCGGCGCCTGGAGGAGTTGAGCGGGGGCGACGGCACTCGGGTCACCAGCCTCAAAGACAGGCTGGAGTTCACACCGAAAGCTGCTCTGAACCGGAACCGTCCCGAGAAGAGCTAG
- the gja4 gene encoding gap junction protein alpha 4, whose protein sequence is MADWSLLEKLLGEVQEHSTGLGQAWLTVLFVFRVLVLCTAAESAWDDEQADFTCNTLQPGCQPVCYDRCFPISHFRYFVLQIIFVSTPTLLYLGHVAWSAGRLRKRGEEEGGAELKGVLMFPYTLSVVFKVILETGFLLGLWFLYGFTIQPLYVCQGFPCPHQVDCYVSRPTEKTVFTIYMQGIAVVSLLLNLIELLHLLAGGLMRKAGRLYWGGRQAKGPPLKPGLPENGLICLHSSGPPTSPLQNWACQADQRTTAPQFDQLPQYGACVGPAKAATSNKPVDRRSESRGSEAEKRQYV, encoded by the coding sequence ATGGCGGACTGGAGCTTGCTGGAGAAGCTGCTGGGGGAGGTGCAGGAGCACTCCACGGGGCTGGGGCAGGCCTGGCTCACCGTCCTGTTTGTGTTCCGCGTGCTGGTGCTGTGCACGGCTGCCGAGTCTGCCTGGGACGACGAGCAAGCTGACTTCACCTGCAACACCCTGCAGCCGGGCTGCCAGCCTGTCTGCTACGACCGCTGCTTCCCCATCTCCCACTTCCGCTACTTCGTGCTGCAGATCATCTTTGTGTCCACTCCCACCCTGCTCTACCTGGGGCACGTGGCCTGGAGCGCGGGCCGGCTGAggaagaggggggaggaggaggggggagctgAGCTCAAAGGGGTGCTGATGTTCCCCTACACCCTGAGTGTCGTCTTCAAGGTGATCTTGGAAACAGGCTTCCTCCTGGGGCTCTGGTTCCTCTACGGCTTCACTATCCAGCCCCTGTATGTGTGCCAGGGCTTCCCCTGTCCTCACCAGGTAGACTGCTACGTGTCGCGCCCCACCGAGAAGACGGTCTTCACCATCTACATGCAGGGCATCGCCGTGGTGTCCCTCCTCCTCAACCTGATCGAGCTGCTCCACCTCCTGGCTGGGGGGCTCATGAGGAAGGCTGGCAGGCTCTACTGGGGGGGCAGGCAGGCCAAGGGGCCACCGCTCAAGCCAGGCCTCCCCGAGAACGGACTGATCTGCCTGCATTCCAGCGGACCCCCCACCAGTCCCCTGCAGAACTGGGCTTGCCAGGCAGACCAAAGGACCACAGCCCCCCAGTTTGACCAGTTGCCCCAGTACGGAGCCTGCGTCGGCCCAGCGAAGGCAGCTACCTCTAATAAGCCTGTGGATCGAAGGTCGGAAAGCAGAGGCTCTGAGGCAGAGAAGAGGCAGTATGTTTaa